AAATGAGGATATTGTTGTAAAGGATATGTAAGAAAATAAGGGACGTGAAATAGCATCATGCATTTTCTCGTCCCCTATATTTTAATCAACCTTCTCACGCTCTATATATGGTATGCTGTTTTGAATTGAATATCGATAAATATAACTTTTCGCATGTGAATTTAGTTCTTTCTCTTTAATAACAAACGAATCTCCCGACTTGGCAATCAACTTTACTTCGCCTTTATTCGCTCCTACGACATATTCATAATACACTTCCGAAAGCTCCGTCCATTCATACTTATCGTTCATCCACAAAAAATTGCGCTCAATTTGTTCACTATTAATTTTTAGATAATTTTGCGTCGAAAAGTACGCTGTGCTTCCGCCAGTTACAAGTAATAATAGGCCAATACTATAATATACTTTTGTACGTTTATACGCTAATAAAGCAAACATGGCACCAAATACTAGACAGGCCGCTATGACAAGGCGTAAATTAATGGGATTTAGTAAAAATACATCTTGATCATGTTGCATCCCGAAAAAGAAGTTTTGAAAAATTGGTTGAAATAACATGACAACTGGTGCAATGATTACAGTAGTAACCGCGGCCATCGCAAAAAATAACCCTGGTGAAAAATTTTTAAACATCATCCATCCCCCAATTAAAACGAATTTAAATGTTAAAAATCAAACTTAAAATTATCTGGATTTTGTCCGAAGCGTTCATTACGATTCAAGGAATTAATTTCCTGCATTGTCACTTCAGTTAATTCGAAGTGGAATACTTCATTGTTTTCCTTAATTCGTGATGGCGTTACTGACTTTGGAATGACTATAATATCATTTTGTAGATGCCAACGAATGATTACTTGTGCTGGTGAAACACCATATTCATTTGCAATACGTACTATTGTATCGTCACTTAATATTTGTCCTCGACCAAGTGGTGACCACGCAGTAACTCCAATATTGTGTTCCTTACAAAATGCGTGTAATTCCGCTTGATTTAAATAAGGCTGTAATTCTACTTGGTTAACCATTGGTGCGACGTTACAGTTTACTAATAGTTGTTGTAAGTGATGCTCATGGTGATTGGATACACCAGTTGCCCGAATTAATTTTTCATCATATAGACGCTCGATTGCACGATACGTATCCACAAATTTATCTTCTACTGGCCAGTGTGTTAAATACAAATCAACATAATCCATATCTAATTTTTTTAATGAAGTTTCAAACGCTCTTAGTGTATTGTCATAACCTTGGTCAGAATTCCATACTTTAGTTGTGACAAAAATATCTCCACGCGCAACAGATGAATTGCGAATGGCTTCCCCTACTTCTTCCTCATTGTAATACAGTGCAGCTGTATCGATTGCGCGATAACCTAAATCTAAAGCTGTAGTAATGGCTTGCAATGTTTCATCACGATCTGTCATTTTATATACCCCTAGGCCAAGTCTAGGCATTTCAACGCCATTTGCTAATGTTTTTGTTGATTGTAAATTCATATGAATCACCTCGGTTTTAATTTCAATCTATTATAGCATTATTCAGATTAGTTAATTACCATATTTTATTATCTGATTTACGGATATAACTTGAAATAGTTTCAAAATTCTTGAAATTACCATTGTTTTTGTAGATAGAAAACATATTGTCTAGTATAATTCTATTTACAGAAAATTCTTTCAACTAGAGTTCTACGTAAAATTATTATTTTCGTTTAGGAGCTGATAACTATGATGGATACACAGTTAGTTTTGACAGGATTTTTAAAGCGCGCAGCACGTTACTTTCCAAACAAGCAAATCATTTCACGTACAAGCCCTACGACTACACATCGCATTACTTTCAAGGATTACGTAAAACGCACACATCGTCTAGCAGATGCTTTAGCGAAGCTCGGTATGACGCGCGGCACAAAAGTCGGTACATTCGCATGGAATCATCATCGCCACTTAGAAGCGTACTTTGCGGTTCCGTGTAGTGGTGCAATTTTACACACAATTAATATACGCTTAGCACCCGACCATATTATTTATATTATTAATCACGCGCAGGACGAAATTCTATTAATTGATGGCGACCTGTTCCCATTAGTCGAACCTGCACTCGGCCATTTAAAAACGGTCAAGCATATTATCGTCATGAGTGATGACTTGGCAGCACCTGTATCATCATTCCCAAATGTGCATAGCTACGAGCAATTACTAGAGCAAGCTGATGAAAACTTTGTATTTCCAGATGACTTAGACGAAAATTTACAAGCTGGTATGTGCTACACATCTGCGACAACCGGCATGCCAAAAGGTGTTGTTTATACACATCGTAGCATCGTCCTCCATAGTTTGGCGCTAGGTCTTGCCGAATCATTTGCTTTAACAGAGCGTGATGTCTCGTTACCAATTGTGCCAATGTTCCATGTAAATGCATGGGGCTTCCCATTTGCAGCACTTAACTTTGGCTCAAACATTGTGTTACCAGGTCCGATGGTAACACCAGGCATTATTTTAGATTTAATTGAACAAGAAAAAGTGACGATTACAGCTGGTGTTCCTACAATTTGGCTTGGTGTTCTTGCTGAGCAGGAAAAGCATCCTCGTGATCTGTCATCAATTCGATTAGTTATTTCAGGTGGTTCTGCATCACCTAAAGGTTTAATTCAAGCGTACAACGAAAAACTTGGTGTACCTTATGTCAACGCTTATGGTATGACCGAAACTTCACCACTTGTCAGCATGTCGCATCCAACTTCTGAAATGGACAACTATAGTGCCGATGAGTTGTTAGATATGCGTGTTACACAAGGCTTAACCGTGTCGTTAATTGAAACCGAAGTTGTAAACGAAAACGGTCCTGTTCCATGGGACGGTGAAACGATGGGTGAACTAAGAGTACGTGGTCCATGGATAGCGTCTAGCTATTATCAAGATGAGCGTACAAATGAAGCATTCCGTGACGGTTGGCTGTACACAGGTGATATCGCTATATTAACAAAAGAGGGCTATATTAAAATAACCGATCGAACAAAAGACTTAATTAAATCTGGTGGTGAGTGGATTTCTTCCGTAGATTTAGAAAATGCACTGATGTCACACCCTGCTGTATTCGAAGCAGCTGTTATCGCTGTGCCTCATCCAAAATGGCAAGAGCGTCCACTAGCTTGTGTTGTCTTAAAAGAAGACGCTAGCGCTACAAAAGACGAACTTCTCTCATTTATTGAACAAGAGGTCGCAAAATGGTGGATTCCAGACGATGTTGTCTTTTTAAATGAAATTCCAAAAACATCTGTTGGTAAATTTTTAAAAGCCAAATTACGTGAAGATTTAAAACACTACGAAATTCAAACAACTTAATAAGCACTGACTAAAGAAGTCCGCTATCAAAAATGATAACGGACTTCTTATATTGCTTATTCGGTTTCTTCATTATCAAATTGTTGTGGGTCTGCAATTCGATTGGTTTCTTCTAGCTGTTGCTCATCACGCATATTTTCCATTTGCTTGCCTAGTAGGGCTAGCTCCTCCATTGAATTAGCCATATTCCCATTGACGATTTCTTCTCGTTTTTTCATTAATTATTCCTCCTATCCCATTAAACTTTTCCCAAATTAGAACCATTTCTGTCATAATATTAAGTATTCACATCCATTTTTTGTGCTATACTGAAAAAAGAGACAATTAAAACATGAGGAGGACACTTCCATGAAATTAATTTTAATTCTTGGTGTTTGTGTATCATTCTTAACAGCTATGTTCACAGCTGGTTACGATAGCGATAACAAACCATTCGCTAAAACTAAAAACTAATTTTAGCTAGCTTTCACTAAAAGACAATTGTGTTTTTAAACACAATTGTCTTTTTTTGCTTGACATCTTTACGGTGGCAATTTATATTAGTTACATAAAGTAAGTTACTTATAAATTACAATCGATATAAAGGGGCAATTAGACAATGGCTAAACATTTTCATAAAAAACCAAATTTGTATTCATCTCATGTTCAATTAAAGGTTTCAAATTTAGCACGTTCAATCGAATACTATACAACTATTATTGGCTTTAAAGTTCTAAAACAAACAGAAACGGAAGCTTTTTTAACAACTGATGGTCAAACAAGCTTAGTATCACTTGTGGAAGTTCCAAATGCATCTCCACTACAACGTGGCTTCACTGGGCTTTACCACTTTGCATTACTATTACCCTCTCGCAAGGATTTAGGAAACATCGTCCAACATTTTGTTAACTTAAATATAAGAATCGGGGCTGCAGATCATGATGTTTCAGAGGCATTATATTTAAATGATCCTGACGGTAATGGTATCGAGATTTACATCGACCGTGACGAATCTGAATGGACTTGGTTCGATGGCGAACAAGTGCATATGGTTACAGAACAACTTAACTTCCAACCAATTTTAGCGGCAGCTGATGGCAAATGGGATGGCTTACCAACTGGCACTGTCATGGGACATGTGCATTTATCCGTTGCAAGCATTGAAAAATCAGAGCAATTTTATGCAAATGTATTAGATTATAATGTCGTGACACGATATGGCGCACAAGCCTTATTCATTTCAACAGGTAAATATCACCACCACTTCGGCTTAAATACGTGGAATAGCAACAACGGCCACGCACCAACGGAAGATATGGTTGGATTAAAATCGTTTACCGTTGTACTAAAAGATGTAGCATATGCTGAAACAGTTAAACAAAGCTTGCTCGACAATGGCTATTTAGTAGAACAATTTGAAGCAGCACCTAAATTCGGAGGCGAACAAGCCTTTTCAACAGTCGATCCAAATGGGTTACGCATCGTGTTCACAATCGAAGGGAACTAATATAACAGGGCGGAAGAAAAATAAAAATTTTCTTCCGCCCTTTTGAAACTTAATTTTATTTAATTCGTATAAAGTATATAAAATAATAAATTGGGGGAATTGTATTGTCACTATTTAATAAAGTATTAGCAAGTGTTGGAATTGGGGCGGCTACGGTTGATACAAAATTACACAAATCAAGTTACACAATTAACGAAATGGTTACTGGTGTTGTAGAAATTGTCGGTGGCAATACTGAACAGCAAATCGATGCTATTTATTTAACGCTCTACTCAAACTTCATTCGTGAAATTGATGATAAAAAAGTCAATGATCAAGCTGCATTACAAAGCATTAAAATTAACGAGCCTTTCACAATTCAAGCAAATGAAAAACGTGAAATTCCATTTTCAATGGATTTACCTTCGATTGTACCAGTCACAACGGGTCATTCACGTGTATGGATTCATACGGGCTTGGATATTAAAAATGCCATTGATCCAAGCGATAAAGACTTTCTAGATATTCAGCCAACGCGTTTAGCAAGTGCTGTTTTATCTGCAGTTCAAAATCTTGGTTTCCGTTTACGTAAAGTAGATACAGAGCAAGCTCCTTCATACTTACGTAATCGGACAAAAATTGTACAAGAATTTGAATTCCAAACAACGAACAATACGTATCGCCGGTATCTAGATGAATTAGAAATTGTATTTTTAGAGCAATCGGAGCGTTCTGTCGAAATTTTAATACAGGTAGATCGACGCGCACGTGGACTTGGTGGCTTTTTATCTGAGGCGTTTAATATGGATGAGAGCTTTATTCGTTTAACGATTTTCGAAAACGATAATATTCAAGCTAAATTAGCCGATGCCATTGAAAGTAAAATGCGTTAATTTTTCAGCGAGTGCTGGGACACCTGCTGAAAAAATTAACGCCTCTGGAGGATGACACGGATTCGGTAAGGAGTTTTTTGCGTTAGCGCAAAGCCGAATCCAGACACAATTACGCCGAGGCATAATTGATTCAAATAAATGGAAGGTGCACGTATACAATCTGTGCACCTTCCTTTTTTACTTATTTTAATCCCGGATAATTTTGCTGACGTAATGCTTCATAAATAACAATAGCTGCTGTATTCGATAAATTTAATGAACGTACATGATCGCTTTGTGGTATACGTAAGCACATTTGCGCACGCTCTTGTGCAAAATCTTTCGGTAAGCCTGTCGTTTCGCGACCAAACATGAAATAAATATCGCGCGTTGTATCGCTAAAATCATGTGTTGTATACGGTTCGTCACTATACGTTTCGATTAAATACACATCACCGTTTTTACTATATTCAATAAAATCTTCTATTGAATCGTGGTATACGACATTTACATGCTCCCAATAATCTAGTCCTGCACGTTTTAACATTTTATCGTCTGTTGAAAAGCCTAACGGACGGATTAAATGGAGTGACGTGTTCGTACCAGCACATGTACGGGCAATATTTCCTGTGTTTGCTGGAATTTCTGGTTGATATAAAACAATATGGTTTGGCACTTTTTATCCTTCTTTCTTACTTATTGTAACAACGCTAGTCCTTTTTGAATTTCGGCTAGCACTTCCTCGTCTTTTTCTACTTCGAGTGCTTTCATCAGTACTTTTTCGGCATTTGCTGCACCGATTTTACCGATTGTCCATGCAGCCGTACCACGAATGACAGGGCGTTCGTCTTTTTGTAACAAGTCGATTAAATCTGGCATTGCACTTTCTTCTTTAAAATGGGCTAGTGCTAATATCGCATTACGCTGAATCGGCTTTTTACCACGCCATGAGCCCGATACATGGCCAAACTTCGCTTTAAACTGTTTATTTGAAATTGTCAGTAGTGGTCGCAATAACGGCTTAGCAATTTCAGGATCTGGTGTAAATTCGTCATGTATCCAATTGAGTTTCCCTTTATTTTTTGGACATACAGTTTGGCATGTATCACAGCCATATAAACGATTGCCTATTTTGGCACGGAATTCATCTGGTAAAAAGCCTTTCGTTTGCGTTAAAAAGGCAATGCAACGCTGCGAATTTAGCTGTCCCGGTGCTACAATTGCACCCGTAGGACAAACATCTATACATAAATTACAGTCCCCGCATTCATCCTCAATTGGCGTAGTCGGTGCAAATGGAATATTCGTCATCACTTCACCCAAATAAACATATGAGCCAAATTCTGGCGTAATGATCGAACAGTTTTTTCCGACCCAGCCGATACCCGCGCGTTCTGCAACAGCACGATCTACAAGCTCCCCTGTATCAACCATTGATTTGGTCTTTACATTCGGCACATGCTCTATTAACCACGCTTCGATTAACTGTAAACGTTCCCGAACAGCTGTGTGATAGTCAATTCCCCACGAAGCGCGACAAAAAATACCACGGCGCTCCCCTTTTTTTCCTTGTGGTGCATTTTCCATACGTGATGGATAAGCTAACGCAATTGCAATTATACTTTCGGCTTCATCTAATAACCGTAATGGCTCGGTACGTAATTCGATGTCGGATTCTTCAAAACCAGATTGAAACCCTAATTGTTGCTGACGGCGCAAACGATTTTTTAGTTCATGAAACGGTGCTGCTGTTGTAAAGCCAATTTTATCAACTCCGATTGATTGTGCATATTCAATAAGTTGCGCCTGAAGCTGTGTCACATTCATTTCCCCAGCCCCTTTCATTTCTTCCAAATAGCTATAGCAAATTTTAGTAATTCTTAATTCAATCCATTACAATAATAGATAGGTGATAACATATGAAAATTTCAATTAACGAAACAATCTTTTCCAAAGCCGAGCAATTAAAAATCGGCCTTATCCATTATAGCAAAATTACCGTGGCAGAATCTCCTCAAATGATTAAAGGCCGTACACAACTTTACCAAGAAAATTTATTTTTTGAATTGCAGGAGTCACCGGTAACAGAACGTGCAGGTATTAAAGAATGGCGCCAACTTTGGAAAACATTCGGTGCTGACCCTAATCGTTACCGTCATTCTGCCGAAAGTCTGATGCGTAGAATCTCAAAGCAAAATTATCTAACACCGTTTCACTCGGCAGTCGACTTAAATAATTTCTTCTCGCTACAATACGAGCTTCCGATAGGTATTTATGATACAAGCACTATTGAAGGTGATATCGAAATCTCGCTTGGTGATGAAAACACAGGTTACGAAGGCTTAAACGGTCGCTTTAACGCACTTGCAAATATTTTATATTCACAAGATGCGCTCGGTGCATTCGGTAGCCCATTTGTTGACTCAAAACGCACCGCTGTTACAGAAGACACAACGGACGCACTACAAATCTATTATTTACAGCCATCTCTACAAGTAGAACAAGCAGAGCAGCTATTAACAAGTGCTGGCAATATGTTTACGCAAATTAATGGCGGCGATTACACGATAGCAATACTAACAAAGGACAACCCTACAATTCAATTTTAAGGAGTGTTTAGATTTGAGTATTAATTTAGCAGAATCCGTAAAATTAAAAAGTATCATTACAAAGAAGATTCAAGAACTGACAGTCGCGGTACATCAAGTAACACATGTAGTAATCGAAAAAGGCGAGGAACCAAAGCAACCTGCGCTTACACTTGAAAAACTAGAAACCGATTTAAAACAACTACGCTACGACTCACGCAAGCTTGATGCACTCATCTATCGTGCAAACATCGACAATACCATCGTTTTTAACGATGAAGAAATGCCGATTGTTGAAGCCATTGAATTAGCAAACCAATTGCGCGCTGAAGCAGCATTTTGTAAAAAGCTCGGCATGGAAGATAAAGAATCGTATTATCATTCAGTCGGAGAAACAATGCTATACCGTATCGCACTTTATGAGCCACTTGACTATTTAAACCGTTCCAACGAACTTGAAAAACAAGCACATCGTTTATCGAACGCAATTAACGCGAAAAATTATCAAGTGGCAATTGCATTTGATGATTCAAATTATTACTAATCCTAGGGCGGTGAGACTCCAAACTAGGTAATAACGAGCGACCCATTTGCAAATGCAAATTTAACTTAGTCTAAACCAATCAACCCTTACCTGTTACTTTGTTACCTTTAACTCATGACCAACCATTGTCAAAGCTAACAACAATCAGCGAATTACTTGATTTTTGCTCGTTATTAAAAGACCCTCTACTCACTTTTGGTGAATAGAGGGTCTTTGCTATTTGATCTATACTAAGACACTTTAAGCGCGTAGTATCTTTATTCGACGCCCGGCAAAATGCTTAGTGTCTTTTCATCCGCATTTAATATTGCATCCACACCCAATGGAATTGCAACATTTGGCGTACAATGCCCGATTTTAAAGCCTGCAACTGTTGGTTTATTAAAAGGCTTTAAATAGCCCGTAATCATCTCAATTACATCCTCATAACTAGATGTGTCATCCGGCATATTGAAATCCCCAATTACAAATCCTGCAGCCTGCTCTAGCTTACGCGCTAAACGTAATTGATTCATCATATGGTCAATTTGCTCAATCTTTTCACCAATATCTTCAAACAGGACAATTTTATTGCTTACATTGATTTCAAATTTCGTACCTAATGTACCGACTAAGCGATTTAAATTACCGCCAACAAGCTCCCCTCGCACCACGCCTGGAATTACTGTCATAAGGGGGGCAATGCTTTCTGTATACTGAATTTCAATCGGTTGGAATAACTGTTGGAACATTTTCTGTGATAGCTCATCTAGTGCTCCTTGTGGACTGGATAACATCGGTCCATGGAATGTTACTAAATTAGAGAATTCATTTACTTGTGTATGTAATGCCGTAATATCCGAAAAGCCCCAAATAATTTTAGGATTGTCCTCTAATAATGGATAACTAATTTTATCAATCACACGTGGAATTCCATAGCCACCCTTAGCTAAAAAAATTGCCTTTACTTCTGGATCTTGTACCATCGCATGGAAGTCAGCGACACGCTCTTCATCAGTTCCTGCTAAATAGCCCTCAAAGCTTTGAATCGTATTTCCTAATTTATAACGTAATCCAAGCTGGTCTAAAAATGCTAGCTTTTCTCCTAATGTTTCTTGTGTAAGTGGACTACTTAAATTAACTACCCCTACTGTATCCCCTTGCTGTAATCTTGCTGGTCGAATTTTCATTTGTTTGACCTCCTTTTGCTACTGTCGTTATTGTATCATAGCGTTTTATGTAAAGCGCATTACCAGGCTACTCGGCATTTATTTAAATTTTATTCCCGTATTTTCATCGATTTTTGCAATACTATTTTTAGATGAACACCTACTACTTTCACAAATAACTGGTGGTATTGCGGTCATCACAGGCGTTTTTATTTCTAATATAAAAACGACACGCATAATATGAGCGTAAGTTGATGTCTTTACCTCTATAAACTATTTACTTTCAAAAAAAGAGGTGCAGCATCGGATACTGCACCCCTTTTACTATTTTACGTCAGTATAAATTACCGTTACATTTGAATGGTTATGCAATGCACTTGCTGGGAAATCCTCTGTAATTACACCGCTACGTAAACGATTTATTGCTTCTTGCTTTGATGTACCTGATATTAAGAGTACCACTTTTTTCGC
This portion of the Solibacillus daqui genome encodes:
- a CDS encoding S66 peptidase family protein — translated: MKIRPARLQQGDTVGVVNLSSPLTQETLGEKLAFLDQLGLRYKLGNTIQSFEGYLAGTDEERVADFHAMVQDPEVKAIFLAKGGYGIPRVIDKISYPLLEDNPKIIWGFSDITALHTQVNEFSNLVTFHGPMLSSPQGALDELSQKMFQQLFQPIEIQYTESIAPLMTVIPGVVRGELVGGNLNRLVGTLGTKFEINVSNKIVLFEDIGEKIEQIDHMMNQLRLARKLEQAAGFVIGDFNMPDDTSSYEDVIEMITGYLKPFNKPTVAGFKIGHCTPNVAIPLGVDAILNADEKTLSILPGVE
- a CDS encoding aldo/keto reductase, giving the protein MNLQSTKTLANGVEMPRLGLGVYKMTDRDETLQAITTALDLGYRAIDTAALYYNEEEVGEAIRNSSVARGDIFVTTKVWNSDQGYDNTLRAFETSLKKLDMDYVDLYLTHWPVEDKFVDTYRAIERLYDEKLIRATGVSNHHEHHLQQLLVNCNVAPMVNQVELQPYLNQAELHAFCKEHNIGVTAWSPLGRGQILSDDTIVRIANEYGVSPAQVIIRWHLQNDIIVIPKSVTPSRIKENNEVFHFELTEVTMQEINSLNRNERFGQNPDNFKFDF
- a CDS encoding long-chain fatty acid--CoA ligase — protein: MMDTQLVLTGFLKRAARYFPNKQIISRTSPTTTHRITFKDYVKRTHRLADALAKLGMTRGTKVGTFAWNHHRHLEAYFAVPCSGAILHTINIRLAPDHIIYIINHAQDEILLIDGDLFPLVEPALGHLKTVKHIIVMSDDLAAPVSSFPNVHSYEQLLEQADENFVFPDDLDENLQAGMCYTSATTGMPKGVVYTHRSIVLHSLALGLAESFALTERDVSLPIVPMFHVNAWGFPFAALNFGSNIVLPGPMVTPGIILDLIEQEKVTITAGVPTIWLGVLAEQEKHPRDLSSIRLVISGGSASPKGLIQAYNEKLGVPYVNAYGMTETSPLVSMSHPTSEMDNYSADELLDMRVTQGLTVSLIETEVVNENGPVPWDGETMGELRVRGPWIASSYYQDERTNEAFRDGWLYTGDIAILTKEGYIKITDRTKDLIKSGGEWISSVDLENALMSHPAVFEAAVIAVPHPKWQERPLACVVLKEDASATKDELLSFIEQEVAKWWIPDDVVFLNEIPKTSVGKFLKAKLREDLKHYEIQTT
- a CDS encoding multidrug ABC transporter ATPase, giving the protein MKKREEIVNGNMANSMEELALLGKQMENMRDEQQLEETNRIADPQQFDNEETE
- the trmL gene encoding tRNA (uridine(34)/cytosine(34)/5-carboxymethylaminomethyluridine(34)-2'-O)-methyltransferase TrmL, yielding MPNHIVLYQPEIPANTGNIARTCAGTNTSLHLIRPLGFSTDDKMLKRAGLDYWEHVNVVYHDSIEDFIEYSKNGDVYLIETYSDEPYTTHDFSDTTRDIYFMFGRETTGLPKDFAQERAQMCLRIPQSDHVRSLNLSNTAAIVIYEALRQQNYPGLK
- a CDS encoding sporulation protein, whose protein sequence is MSLFNKVLASVGIGAATVDTKLHKSSYTINEMVTGVVEIVGGNTEQQIDAIYLTLYSNFIREIDDKKVNDQAALQSIKINEPFTIQANEKREIPFSMDLPSIVPVTTGHSRVWIHTGLDIKNAIDPSDKDFLDIQPTRLASAVLSAVQNLGFRLRKVDTEQAPSYLRNRTKIVQEFEFQTTNNTYRRYLDELEIVFLEQSERSVEILIQVDRRARGLGGFLSEAFNMDESFIRLTIFENDNIQAKLADAIESKMR
- the queG gene encoding tRNA epoxyqueuosine(34) reductase QueG, whose product is MNVTQLQAQLIEYAQSIGVDKIGFTTAAPFHELKNRLRRQQQLGFQSGFEESDIELRTEPLRLLDEAESIIAIALAYPSRMENAPQGKKGERRGIFCRASWGIDYHTAVRERLQLIEAWLIEHVPNVKTKSMVDTGELVDRAVAERAGIGWVGKNCSIITPEFGSYVYLGEVMTNIPFAPTTPIEDECGDCNLCIDVCPTGAIVAPGQLNSQRCIAFLTQTKGFLPDEFRAKIGNRLYGCDTCQTVCPKNKGKLNWIHDEFTPDPEIAKPLLRPLLTISNKQFKAKFGHVSGSWRGKKPIQRNAILALAHFKEESAMPDLIDLLQKDERPVIRGTAAWTIGKIGAANAEKVLMKALEVEKDEEVLAEIQKGLALLQ
- a CDS encoding acyl dehydratase, whose protein sequence is MFKNFSPGLFFAMAAVTTVIIAPVVMLFQPIFQNFFFGMQHDQDVFLLNPINLRLVIAACLVFGAMFALLAYKRTKVYYSIGLLLLVTGGSTAYFSTQNYLKINSEQIERNFLWMNDKYEWTELSEVYYEYVVGANKGEVKLIAKSGDSFVIKEKELNSHAKSYIYRYSIQNSIPYIEREKVD
- a CDS encoding VOC family protein, which codes for MAKHFHKKPNLYSSHVQLKVSNLARSIEYYTTIIGFKVLKQTETEAFLTTDGQTSLVSLVEVPNASPLQRGFTGLYHFALLLPSRKDLGNIVQHFVNLNIRIGAADHDVSEALYLNDPDGNGIEIYIDRDESEWTWFDGEQVHMVTEQLNFQPILAAADGKWDGLPTGTVMGHVHLSVASIEKSEQFYANVLDYNVVTRYGAQALFISTGKYHHHFGLNTWNSNNGHAPTEDMVGLKSFTVVLKDVAYAETVKQSLLDNGYLVEQFEAAPKFGGEQAFSTVDPNGLRIVFTIEGN
- a CDS encoding B3/4 domain-containing protein, producing MKISINETIFSKAEQLKIGLIHYSKITVAESPQMIKGRTQLYQENLFFELQESPVTERAGIKEWRQLWKTFGADPNRYRHSAESLMRRISKQNYLTPFHSAVDLNNFFSLQYELPIGIYDTSTIEGDIEISLGDENTGYEGLNGRFNALANILYSQDALGAFGSPFVDSKRTAVTEDTTDALQIYYLQPSLQVEQAEQLLTSAGNMFTQINGGDYTIAILTKDNPTIQF